Proteins from one Halovivax limisalsi genomic window:
- a CDS encoding ATP-binding protein, whose protein sequence is MTVPPPTPITVLSETDPVFVAYVAVFGLAALACFASLAPLGRIDDRDTRRGLVGLIGLSGGWAASQVGFLAAPWTTVKLGSYVVGLVLGFAAVVAWLYFCSAYTGRSYHRERAYRRVAAGLFVAVIGLKLTNPLHQGYFSAVEASTPFPHLSMQTGSLHWTAMGLAYALSFVGFFMLFEHFVAVDFDTRPLLVLAGLTGLPVVFDLVGYATPYLIDMTYEPLGVALFAVGVGYVHLERFELVRLAAERESPIVSLDSVDRIRDTNRAARDLFPALADGRGDPFETVLPAVADALATDDPILETAIDGQKRYLRVTATPLGTATAGLGRTIVFTDVTERERYRRELERQNDRLERFAGMVSHDLRNPLTVAQGNVELAREGADAAAAVDEIEAALDRMDALIEDVLALARQGQPIDDPEPVALSVLVRDSWQMVDSTQASLSVDGDIEFEGDKSRLTQLLENLFRNAIDHGGRTVSVTVGVLADGDGFYVADDGPGIPEAERETVFEQGYTTDANGTGFGLAIVAEVVEAHGWTIRATESATGGARFEVSAIDSARATDRAEPAVG, encoded by the coding sequence GTGACAGTTCCCCCGCCGACCCCCATCACAGTGCTGTCCGAGACCGATCCGGTTTTCGTGGCCTACGTCGCCGTGTTCGGCCTGGCCGCCCTGGCCTGTTTCGCCAGTCTCGCCCCCCTCGGACGGATCGACGACAGAGACACCCGGCGCGGGCTGGTCGGCCTGATCGGGTTGAGCGGCGGCTGGGCCGCCTCCCAGGTCGGATTCCTGGCCGCGCCGTGGACGACGGTCAAACTCGGCAGTTACGTCGTCGGGCTGGTTCTCGGGTTCGCGGCGGTTGTCGCCTGGCTCTACTTCTGTTCGGCCTACACGGGGCGCAGCTACCACCGCGAGCGCGCCTACCGTCGCGTCGCGGCCGGGCTGTTCGTCGCCGTAATCGGCCTCAAGCTGACGAACCCGCTCCACCAGGGGTACTTCTCGGCCGTCGAAGCGTCGACGCCGTTTCCCCACCTCTCGATGCAGACGGGCTCGCTCCACTGGACGGCGATGGGGCTGGCGTACGCCCTCTCGTTCGTCGGCTTCTTCATGCTGTTCGAGCACTTCGTCGCCGTCGACTTCGACACGCGGCCCCTGCTGGTACTCGCGGGCCTCACGGGGCTCCCGGTCGTCTTCGACCTGGTCGGATACGCGACGCCGTACCTCATCGACATGACGTACGAACCGCTCGGCGTCGCGCTCTTCGCGGTGGGCGTCGGCTACGTCCACCTGGAGCGCTTCGAGCTCGTCCGTCTGGCCGCCGAGCGCGAGTCGCCGATCGTCTCGCTCGATAGCGTCGACCGGATCCGCGACACGAATCGTGCCGCGCGCGACCTGTTTCCGGCGCTCGCGGACGGCCGGGGCGATCCGTTCGAAACCGTCCTTCCCGCGGTCGCCGACGCACTCGCGACCGACGATCCCATCCTCGAGACGGCAATCGACGGACAGAAACGCTACCTCAGGGTGACGGCGACGCCGCTCGGAACCGCGACGGCCGGGCTCGGTCGCACGATCGTCTTCACGGACGTCACGGAACGGGAGCGCTATCGGCGAGAACTCGAACGACAGAACGACCGCCTGGAGCGCTTTGCCGGTATGGTCAGTCACGACCTGCGAAATCCGCTCACTGTCGCCCAGGGAAACGTCGAACTCGCGAGGGAGGGAGCGGACGCGGCGGCGGCCGTCGACGAGATCGAAGCCGCCCTCGATCGGATGGACGCCCTCATCGAGGACGTGCTGGCACTCGCCAGGCAGGGCCAGCCGATCGACGACCCCGAACCGGTCGCGCTGTCGGTGCTCGTCCGCGATAGCTGGCAGATGGTCGACTCGACCCAGGCGTCGCTCTCGGTCGACGGGGACATCGAGTTCGAGGGCGACAAGAGCCGACTGACCCAGCTCCTCGAGAACCTGTTTCGGAACGCGATCGACCACGGCGGGAGGACCGTCTCGGTCACCGTCGGCGTCCTCGCGGATGGGGACGGCTTTTACGTCGCGGACGACGGCCCCGGCATTCCCGAAGCGGAACGCGAGACGGTGTTCGAACAGGGCTACACCACCGACGCGAACGGCACGGGATTCGGTCTCGCGATCGTCGCGGAGGTCGTCGAGGCCCACGGCTGGACGATTCGCGCGACCGAGAGCGCAACCGGTGGCGCGCGGTTCGAGGTGTCGGCGATCGACTCCGCGCGAGCGACCGACCGGGCAGAGCCTGCGGTCGGGTAA
- a CDS encoding 2-oxoacid:acceptor oxidoreductase subunit alpha codes for MTNDELIWRIAGGSGDGIDSTSQNFATALMRSGLDVFTHRHYPSRIRGGHTYVEIRAAGHEVQSRGDGYNFLLALGDSFARNPQEEAYYGNEELKPLSENLDDLREGGIIVYDEGLLDAEDVAEIDLEERAEENGWHVYPVDLRGLAKEHGREVMRNTAGVGITAGLLGMELEHIEDLMDDAMSGDVFEANMEILREAHDMVDEMETNHDLRIPEGEHETEQALLSGSNAIAYGAIDAGCRFISGYPMTPWTDVFTILSQNFPDMGGVAEQVEDEIAAAALAVGASHAGAKAMSGSSGGGFALMSEPLGLAEMTETPIVLLEAMRAGPSTGMPTKPEQGDLEHVLYTSQGDSSRVVFAPGNVAEAYEQTRTAFEIAYDYQIPTIIVYDQKLSGENSNVDVEFFDREPAPDLGSTLTEEELKEAAHDASGKFERFGYGDNERGVSKRSIPGQKGGRYLATGNEHTPVGHISEDPDNRVLQMDRRLEKLEHIREDLDEGETNQTYVGPDDADYGIVTWGSSQGAVFEAVSRLNDAGHSVKAIGVSDMMPLAEDELVEFIESVDEAMVVEMNATAQFRGLIQKELGRFGEKLTSLLKYNGNPFEPAEIVEGYEVNLDGGAAEPSAQVRIEPAAGD; via the coding sequence ATGACCAACGACGAACTCATCTGGCGAATCGCGGGCGGTTCCGGCGACGGGATCGACTCGACGAGCCAGAACTTCGCGACGGCCCTGATGCGCTCCGGGCTCGACGTCTTCACCCATCGCCACTATCCTTCGCGGATCCGTGGCGGACACACCTACGTCGAGATCCGGGCGGCGGGCCACGAGGTACAGTCACGCGGTGACGGGTACAACTTCCTGCTCGCGCTCGGCGACTCGTTCGCGCGAAACCCCCAGGAAGAGGCCTACTACGGTAACGAGGAACTCAAGCCGCTCTCGGAGAACCTGGACGACCTCCGCGAGGGCGGGATCATCGTCTACGACGAGGGCCTGCTCGACGCCGAGGACGTCGCCGAGATCGACCTCGAGGAGCGCGCCGAGGAGAACGGCTGGCACGTCTACCCGGTCGACCTCCGCGGGCTCGCGAAGGAACACGGCCGCGAGGTCATGCGCAACACCGCCGGGGTCGGCATCACGGCCGGCCTGCTGGGCATGGAACTCGAGCACATCGAGGACCTGATGGACGACGCCATGTCGGGCGACGTCTTCGAGGCCAACATGGAGATCCTCCGGGAGGCCCACGACATGGTCGACGAGATGGAGACTAATCACGACCTGCGGATTCCCGAGGGCGAGCACGAGACCGAGCAGGCGCTGCTGTCGGGCTCGAACGCCATCGCGTACGGCGCCATCGACGCCGGCTGCCGCTTCATCTCCGGCTACCCGATGACGCCGTGGACGGACGTCTTCACCATTCTGAGCCAGAACTTCCCCGACATGGGCGGCGTCGCGGAGCAGGTCGAGGACGAGATCGCGGCGGCCGCACTCGCCGTCGGCGCGAGCCACGCCGGCGCGAAGGCCATGTCTGGCTCCTCGGGCGGCGGCTTCGCGCTGATGAGCGAACCGCTCGGCCTCGCGGAGATGACCGAGACGCCGATCGTCCTCCTCGAGGCGATGCGGGCCGGTCCCTCGACGGGGATGCCGACGAAGCCCGAACAGGGCGACCTCGAACACGTTCTCTACACGAGCCAGGGCGACTCCTCGCGCGTCGTCTTCGCGCCCGGGAACGTCGCGGAGGCCTACGAGCAGACCCGGACGGCCTTCGAGATCGCCTACGACTACCAGATCCCGACGATCATCGTCTACGACCAGAAGCTCTCGGGCGAGAACTCCAACGTCGACGTCGAGTTCTTCGACCGCGAGCCCGCGCCGGACCTCGGCTCGACGCTGACCGAGGAGGAGCTGAAGGAGGCCGCACACGACGCCTCCGGCAAGTTCGAGCGATTCGGCTACGGTGACAACGAACGCGGCGTCAGCAAACGGTCGATTCCCGGCCAGAAAGGCGGCCGCTACCTCGCGACCGGCAACGAGCACACGCCGGTCGGCCACATCAGCGAGGACCCCGACAACCGCGTCCTGCAGATGGACCGACGCCTCGAGAAGCTCGAGCACATCCGCGAGGACCTGGACGAGGGCGAGACGAACCAGACCTACGTCGGCCCCGACGACGCCGACTACGGCATCGTCACCTGGGGATCGAGCCAGGGCGCCGTCTTCGAGGCCGTTTCCCGGCTGAACGACGCGGGCCACTCGGTCAAGGCCATCGGCGTCTCGGACATGATGCCGCTGGCGGAGGACGAACTCGTCGAATTCATCGAGAGCGTCGACGAGGCGATGGTGGTCGAGATGAACGCCACCGCACAGTTCCGCGGGCTGATCCAGAAGGAGCTCGGCCGCTTCGGCGAGAAGCTCACCAGCCTGCTGAAGTACAACGGCAACCCGTTCGAGCCCGCCGAGATCGTCGAGGGCTACGAGGTCAACCTCGACGGCGGCGCGGCCGAACCCAGCGCCCAGGTTCGCATCGAACCGGCGGCAGGTGACTGA
- the aroC gene encoding chorismate synthase, with amino-acid sequence MNGNRFGRLFQVTTYGESHGPSMGCTVSGCPAGLELSEDDIQRELDRRKPGQSKITTSRGEPDAVSIESGIQDGYTTGTPIGLSIENKDARSGKYEPFITAPRPSHGDFTYSAKFGTRNWGGGGRSSARETVNWVAAGAIAKKLLSREGVEIAAHVCQIGDVEAPAVSFERIQDHADDTDVRCADPDTAEKMQDLIEAYQREGDSIGGGIYFEARGVPVGLGAPRFDSLSARLGQAMMAVPAATAFEFGLGREAREYAGTERNDEWEFDADGNPQPAENDHGGIQGGISSGEPIYGEVTLHAPTSIPSEQQTVDWETGEVIEDAQVIGRHDPVLPPRGVPVVEAMLALTLVDFMLLAGRINPDRVDDRPGEYDTEYHPSNPRNESN; translated from the coding sequence ATGAACGGCAACCGCTTCGGTCGCCTCTTCCAGGTGACGACCTACGGGGAGAGCCACGGACCGTCGATGGGCTGTACCGTCTCGGGCTGTCCGGCGGGGCTCGAACTCTCCGAAGACGACATCCAGCGCGAACTCGATCGTCGCAAGCCCGGCCAGTCGAAGATCACGACGAGTCGCGGCGAACCCGACGCGGTCTCGATCGAGTCGGGGATCCAGGACGGCTACACCACGGGGACCCCGATCGGACTCTCCATCGAGAACAAGGACGCCCGATCGGGCAAGTACGAGCCGTTCATCACCGCGCCGCGGCCCTCTCACGGCGACTTCACCTACTCCGCGAAGTTCGGCACGCGCAACTGGGGCGGCGGCGGTCGGTCCTCCGCGCGCGAGACGGTCAACTGGGTCGCCGCGGGGGCGATCGCGAAGAAACTCCTCTCCCGGGAGGGCGTCGAGATCGCCGCCCACGTCTGCCAGATCGGCGACGTCGAGGCGCCGGCGGTTTCCTTCGAGCGGATCCAGGACCACGCCGACGACACGGACGTGCGCTGTGCGGACCCCGACACGGCCGAGAAAATGCAGGACCTGATCGAGGCGTACCAGCGCGAGGGCGATTCGATCGGCGGCGGCATCTACTTCGAGGCCCGCGGGGTTCCGGTCGGGCTCGGCGCACCGCGATTCGACTCCCTCTCGGCCAGGCTCGGCCAGGCGATGATGGCCGTGCCGGCGGCCACGGCGTTCGAGTTCGGCCTCGGACGCGAGGCCCGCGAGTACGCGGGAACCGAGCGAAACGACGAGTGGGAGTTCGACGCCGACGGAAACCCACAGCCCGCCGAAAACGATCACGGCGGGATCCAGGGCGGCATCTCCTCGGGCGAGCCGATCTACGGCGAGGTGACGCTGCACGCGCCGACGTCGATCCCGTCCGAACAGCAGACGGTCGACTGGGAGACCGGCGAGGTGATCGAGGACGCGCAGGTCATCGGTCGGCACGACCCCGTCCTGCCGCCTCGCGGCGTGCCGGTCGTCGAGGCGATGCTGGCCCTGACGCTCGTCGATTTCATGCTGCTCGCGGGTCGCATCAACCCCGACCGCGTCGACGATCGGCCGGGCGAGTACGATACCGAGTATCACCCGAGTAACCCCCGGAACGAGTCGAACTGA